TGTGCTCAGAGACCTGCGGAATGTGTGCTGAACAGAAACTCAGGGGTCTTAGCTATTTTGCAGGGGGGAGAAAATGAATACTTACATCCCCTGTTGTGTTGTCACCCCTTTTTGTCAAGTACAATTTATACAAAATTAGATGCGATTACCCTGGTTTTGCTCTAGTGCCGTGCGATCTCGGATGTCAGGGCGATAAACATATCTGAGATCAGATAATTTTTCAATTAAAATTTGTTCGATTTCTTGTTCAATCATATTAGAGTTTCTGGGAAATAATACAGCAGTCCTAAATGGGTCGTGTGGTGTGCCCCCGGAGGGGGCACACCACGTCAAGGGTTTCAGCCATCGAGATGCCTACAACTGATTTAGGGTTGCTGTAGACATGCTGTTAATAGCAATTCATCCACACGATCAAACTCACAAATATTATAGGTTACGAGTGTGAAGATTGTGAGAGTCTTGCTTATTTCTAGATTGAGATCGATCTCGGTTCAGCGATCGTCGGATTTGACTAATAAATCTCACGACGATGACCAATTTTGATAACTAAAACAGCACAACGATCGGGAGCATCCCACTTTCGAGAAAACAGGCTGAGAGGGAACCTGAAAGCTTGAAGCCTATCAAGCCAGCGGTGGGTCGTCGAATCCCTCAGCAGACCAACGATCTGGCTATTTTCTCTTACTGGCCTATGCAGTACCTCCCATTTGGCTATTTCGTCGAAAGTGGGATACTCCCTTTATTATTGACCTAGCAAAACCATATCCGCCGTTTTCAATGAACTTACTTACTTCACAAAACTCTAATCTCTGCATAGAATTCATATATCTTAATCCTTATCTTCTATACTGCTTCCCAATCTTCATACTGCAAGCCATTTACACGATCAAACTCACGAGTATTGTGGGTGATCAGCGTGAGATTGTGGGCTAGAGCGATCGCGGCAATCAGAAGATCATTAGGACCGATCGGAGTTCCTAACTTGGACAAGTGACTCCGAATATTGCCCGCCAACTGAGCAGCTTTATCATCTAGAGAAAGACTTTCAAATTCTTGGAAAAATCTCTCTAATTTCAGCAGATTTTGAGAGAAATTTCTACTTTTATACGCACCATAATAAAGCTCTGATTTCACGATAGAGCATAACTTAAAATCGCTAGGTGGACGAACTGAAAACCTACGAAGAAGTTCTGAATCTCCATGTCGATTGAGTAGATAAATACAAATATTAGTGTCCAGCAAATACACTATAAAGCCTCCTCTTCTCCAAAAGTCAGATCTTCTCGAACCTCAAAGGGTAGTTGTGGTGGGCGTTCCAGAGGTTCTCCTTCCCAACTGCCAATGACAGTTTCAAAAAATCCAGGACTCCATCCCTGCAACTCAGAACTGCCTTGAACCAAAACTGGGACTGGAACCGCAGCCGCTGGAATTGGTTGAAAAATAATAAGAATCTCCAGATTTTGATTTTTCAGGTTATCAGGAACCTGAATCTGAAGTATCCCATCCTCTCCAACTTTAGACTGTAGCTTAATCGTTTCCATCGCTTTCCTTGAATCTCAATAATGCGGTTTAATTCTCAGTAAATTAAATTAATCGAGGTACCCAATCGAAACTAGATTCTCCACATCCGCAGGCAACACATCGGCATTCATATCCTTGCACACCTGCTTTCCCTCCCGCTCCAACACCCCAAAACGATCGTCCTCAATGGGTTTCCAGACCTACCAAAATATCTTGAGAAATGGATAAAGGACTCATGGAACACTCCTCTTCGGCTTAGGCTTCAGTTAACCTCGAAATTTCCCGACCCTGCGCCAGCCTCCTCAGTCACAGAAACTAACTCTCCATCAATCCTAGTACCGATACTGGCCAGATTCAGAATCGATCTGCCTAGGGGGAAATCCTCAGAAGTTTTAGGCACAGAGATTCCCTGCCCTGGTCGGGGATGCGGAAAAACCGGGGGTAGCGCCGCCGATCGCCCAGGCCAGCCAAGGCGACACCGACATCCCGATGAGCAGCAAAGCGCACACCTTCTGAACAAACCGTGAACTTAAAGTTGCTGAATACTTTAACCAGCGTAGACGGGGGCTGTAAAGCAGGTGTCATAATTTGTGAACTAACGCTTGAGCCAAGACAGAAACCGACACCTCAACTGGGCCGATCGATCGGCCCCTACCTCCCCCCTGGCTGCTCTCCCCCTGGCTTACCACCCCGACTACACCACCCCTCAGCCATCGCTTTCCCATGGGCTAATTTGGCCGCCTGCGCGATCGGCTCCTGGCCCAAGGCATCGCCACCCCCGACCAATTTCACAGTA
Above is a window of Prochlorothrix hollandica PCC 9006 = CALU 1027 DNA encoding:
- the vapC gene encoding type II toxin-antitoxin system tRNA(fMet)-specific endonuclease VapC, coding for MYLLDTNICIYLLNRHGDSELLRRFSVRPPSDFKLCSIVKSELYYGAYKSRNFSQNLLKLERFFQEFESLSLDDKAAQLAGNIRSHLSKLGTPIGPNDLLIAAIALAHNLTLITHNTREFDRVNGLQYEDWEAV